Part of the Vicugna pacos chromosome 3, VicPac4, whole genome shotgun sequence genome is shown below.
CCTGTTTGAAATAGGGTAATAGCTAGACATTTTCATGCTTATTTGTTTGTGGGGCTCTATTGGGAACCATAAAAATATGGAATACGTGGTTCACATTTGTGTTAATGGATACTGCTTCATAAAATACCAAATAGATTTGAACAGGTTTTTTAAGGGTGACtcctagagaaaaaaaatcgTTGGAAAGAGAAGATTTTAGTCTTCCATCAGTATTGGGTAATTTTCTATAAAACACTTTAATTTAGTTGATGAAATTTAGAACTTATTTTGGGATTATACATTTGTAATTTAGCCTGTACTGAGCTAAACCATGCTTCTTTAAAAAGCATGAGTTTATTTGTCAATAAGAATTGTAGGAAAAAACACTACTTTGGGTTTCAGCTTTGGGGCTATATGTATCTTTTCTGCTTACTCTCAATCCAGGGACACCCCCAGAAGCATTGAAAGAAAGGCAGTCGGGGTATACTCTACCTGCAAGTCTTGAAGCCAACAGCCTGAAGAAAAGCAACTGGGGCTTCTTACTCACTGGCATCGTTGGCGGGACGCTGGTGGCCGTGTATGCTGTGGCCACACCGTTTATCACCCCAGCCCTCCGGCGCGTTTGTTTGCCTTTTGTACCTGCAACTACAAAGCAGATTGAAAACGTCATGAAAGCGCTGCGGTGCAGAAGAGGATCCCTGGTGGACGTCGGCAGCGGCGACGGGCGCATTGTGAGTTATGCTGAGactgtttttttaaaggaagagattTTCCatggtttattaattttattccaaatagtgtagtgttttgttttgcagcATTCTTGTAGTTTGTAATAGCTTCCATAACCTCATTCATCTGTTGAGGAAACCAGGTTGTATTTCTTTTGGTGACTTTTCATCCCACGACTATTTTTAGTCATATCTTGTCAACAAGGTAGGGGAAACCAGAATAGAAAGTCATCCAAAATATATTGAGGTCTTAGTCAATTTAAGCTTAAGCCCAAAGAAGTTCCAAAGATGCAATGCTGGGAATTTCTTTCTTCACATGTTCACACCATGGTGACCATGTTACTGGCAGCCCGGTGGCATTAGGTATAAATGGACTTCTAGgctctaaattttttctaaattggaATATGTtggaatatatatgtgcatgttagaatatatatatataatatacatttatgCTGATATATTTTGAGGTTTACGTTTTTTAGGTTTCAAggtttaaaatttctgtttcacATTTCTTATGAGGCTTGTGCAAAGACTTGCTAAATCTGACAGTTTAATAAAGTAGTCAGTTTGTTTCTTTGGCTGAACTATCAAGCCCTCCAGCAGgactttggaatttattttttctcagatttaatttttcttaaaggagAAAGTGCTGTGTGGATCTACCAGGTAGAAAGGAAGAATAATTGGTAATTATGAGACTGTTGATTAAAAAACTTGGGCCAATAAAGGTGGCATATCCAGAGGAAACAACATATTAAGTCATAGTTTGACTGTTTTATATGTTTTGTACCATAAATATTAGCTTCTAAATTTACCTGTATTTATATAAGTATGTCATGTATATATAAAGTATTGTAATTTCTGTGGGGTAATCTAGAGTGAAGATAGGGAAGGGCCAATGCATTAACCCCCACTTATCCAAAGGTCAGACTTTTGGTGGCCTCAGCTCACTTTGACCCCAGCTGGGAGCCTATAAACAAAGACTCACAGCCTCTGACTGGCCACCAGGGTCCCAGAGCAGGTTCCTCGCTGGGCAGGTGGCACCACCCTTAGACCTCCACCTGGAAGATGAGCGAAAAGTGAGGACAGCAGTAGTGAAGGCTCGCGTTCTGGAAACATTTCGTGTGAGACCAGCAGGGCACAGCACCTTTCACCAGCCCGCTGCAGACGTGGACCGTGCAGTATCGTGGTGGTGACCCGGGATAATCAGGAAGAGATTAAAAAGCGACTTGTTTTTGCTCTTAAGAAACCAGGAGATGTGTATGTTAACAAGGAGGATGTTTTAAAATCCAGATGTGGATGCTTTACATCTCTGGATGGTAGCTTTATGATTTCTAAGAAAATGGTTCCCTTCTCAAAGGGACGACGCTACAGTTAATCGGGAAGTTGCATAGATGGGACAGTTCCTTCAGGGGTGCTCGCTTGGAGAGTAGGGGCAGGACAGGCGAGCAGAGATCCTGGAGCAGCCCACCATCCCTGTCACCTTGGGAGGTGAGATGACAGTGCGGTAGTTGACTTTATTCTGACCCGTTCCATCGTACCTGTACCTGTTGTCAAGTTGGAGTGAGCGGTCTTTAAATACTGAGAAATACGTAATTAATGGCAGGTTATTCACACACTGGTTGTTTTTTTATTACAATTACAACTGGTTCACAAAAATGTCTTCCCAGGCACACTCGCTTCCTCTGAGGCTGTGTGTCTCAGTGGAGAGAGAACGCAGGTTTTCCGAAGCTTTTTGTTAGAGCTTCTGGGGGGTTGACCCATCCAGACTTAATTATGCAGTTGTCCAAAGCAAACCTGATCGTCTGTTCTGATGCTCAAGGTGAAATCTTtgacaaaaatgagaaaactgaacttAAATGGACTGGCATTATCTTGTCCACAAAGCCAGGTGACTTGAGAGCTCCACCTTTAAATGATGTTTGAACAAACACCTTCTGATTAGATATTTTCTGTTTACAGACCACAAATAGGGAGTTTTCATATCACTTGACCATGTGAGTTGGTGTTTTTCTGATTTTGAGTACGGCCTCTCCCCACAGGTGATAGCAGCTGCAAAGGAGGGGTTCACTGCTGTCGGTTATGAATTAAACCCGTGGCTGGTCTGGTACTCCAGGTACCGCGCGTGGCGAGAAGGCGTGCAGGGCTCCGCCAGGTTTTACATCTCGGACCTGTGGAAGGTATGTGAGGCAGAGAGTGGGCCTAGAAAGCTCCAACCCCCAAGCCTTTGTAATTCATAATTAGCATGACTGAAAACTGAAtaacatatgaaaagaaaaagataattaaatACAAGTGTATATTTCAGCACAGTGAAATGTGAACAGCTTTTAAATGGATAGATTTTACAAATCAACTCTACGTTAGAAACTTAAGGTTTGTAACTTTTGGCTATGTGAATTCTAAGGATTTATTTGCTCAATTAAAAAAGttctcatttctatttattaCACAGTGATAAGATTTTTATCTCATTTGAAAGTCTTATACATTGTAATATAGGCATTAACTTGCTAATGCCATTCCTGGTGAATAGTAGACTTTTGTGTGTACGTGTaaatatgtgtgtgagtgtgtgaatgtgtgtatgtgtgtatgaatgtgtgtgagtgaatgtgtatgtgtgtgtgtgtgtgtatgtatctagagggagacagagatgagTGCAGGAGAAAAGAAACCGTCCACCAACTAGGCTGTCGTGGTTCCTTCACATCCTCATAAAGTACGAGATGTTTCCAAGTTTATTTGTTCTCTAAAAAATGTTCTGTAATTTTGCTTTAGGAATGCttcataaaatgctttttcttaaATAAGAATTTCCCGTTGTAATATTGTCATCAGTAGCTTATAAAAATTCACTTGAGTTTGCCTGCATTGTTTTTTATTCCATATATACATAAACGATCTCTCTCTAGAGTAAATAAGACTTTTATTGGATAATAAGAATTTTGACTGGCAAagcactccccccccccccccccgttttccAACTAAAGACCATTTTATTGCAATTTTTACTTAGTATTttagaggagaggagggggactAGAATTTTAAGGATGGCGCAACATAAAAAACAGGTGGTTCCGAAATCCCTTGAGTTCTCGCTGAGCTGGTGGTGTGTGCAGCAGTGTAGGAAGTGTGGACCCGCAGTGCGCATGGCCCGCGGCCTGCTGGCCTTACCGCCCGCTGCCGCTGGATCAGTCGCTGCCTTTCTGATTGATGCTCCCCGGGGCGGGCCCTGCGTGGAGTGGCTGTGAGGATGAGATGGGATAACTTGTGAGGAAACTTCTGGAAAACTGTGACAGACTGAACTCACACAGATGAAGGTGTGAACATGATGTTCTTTTCCTTGGGAAATCTTAAAAAGGGCCACTCTTTGTGAAAACCTACCATTTGGTGAAAGGGAAAATTGCCCctcattttgaaataaaagtcAAGCTCATGTTTGGCTTTCAAAAATTAATCCATGCATGGTTTTCTCCCTCCCCTTTAGGTTACTTTTTCTGAATACTCAAACGTCGTGATTTTTGGGGTACCGCAGATGGTGAGTAGGCACCTCCCGTCCGCTGCTTGTTTGGGTTCGGTTGTGAGGGCACCTCCAGCCCTGACAGGCCGCTGCTCTCTCGCCTGCTCCCCCATGTGCGCAACGACAGCCTCCCGGAGATTCTGGGGGAACGTTGGACTTCAGATTATTGGTTTAACAAAATACCTCAGGGCCTTAAAAGTTTAACTGTAAAAGGTTCAGTCACATTGTAGAACTTTTGCTTCACATAGGTAGTCTCAATTGGCTACCTAAGCCCTAAAAATTCCAGTCTGAAAACTGCCTTCTGAGCTCCTGGTGTCTCGGGTAGTTGGAGACTTTCCCGCACAGTCGCTCGCATCCTGTAGGAATCACTTGGGAAGGTTAATGGGATGTTCCCTTTGAAGTGGTCATTCCTCGGATTTTGCAGTGAGATGATTTTCAGGGTGGACGAGCGCTAACTAGTTTCAGTTGACCTCAGTTGACTGATTTGTGTTGAACTTTGATTCCGTACCTTCAAAAGTGAAAATGCTGCAGCGTCGTTCTGAAAATGGTCCTATATTCAGCCTTTGGAAAGATGACTGGAATGGGATGCTTTCGTTGTAATTGCTGGTTTACAGACCATGGAAGGAAATCCCCCTTCACTTTTCAAAGTCTGTAATTGTAACCATAATAATCTTGGCAAAATTGGATGTTTGCTGAAATGCCACTATATAACTGATAtggtttttttatttaaaaaaaagagaaatttacttttttattgttatGTTTTGTTACTTGTACTTGTCGAAGATGTCTCAGTACTTGAGAAATATATTCTTACTATTAGGACTTTCAATGCaatgccattttctttcttttgtttaagtCTATTTAGGAATGCTTTTGTTAGATATTCTTGAATGTGACAGGATTCTGTACATTCATAATTCTCAGTAAGCCTAAAATTAAGATGAAACCTGGGTGTCTACACTTTTGTTATAGAAATTAAGAGAGATAGAAAGCCATCATCTCtggtcattaaaaaaaaccaatttgGAATCATAGAATTGCTGTGGAGTTTGATGATTATTTACTACTTATTATGAAGTCTGGGCATTCTTTTGTAATAATTAGCATTTTAGGGCAAGTAACTTTAATTAGAAACCcatgttttataaaaatagaaagttGGTATTTATTCCAGCTGTCTGGAGGGTGGGTGTCTGTGCGAGGCTGCAGCAGCTCTGCCCCAGCAGGGGGCAGCAGTGGTCTTTGCTGAGACCCAGGTCCTTGAGCTTCTAAGCAgtctgaagtatagtcagttcgtGGCACTGTTCGCTCTAGGGAAATAAGTGTCCTGTGATTTTGATGAATGCTTTTGTGATCGTTGTCCATTCCTCTGCACACAGAGGCATCTAAATAAGGAACTTGCAGCATTTCGCTGTTTCCAGCAAGAAGGGAAGCAGCTGAAATACACAGAGCACCCGCGTTCTCAGAATAAGAGGGGTTCAGCCAACTTGGAGTTTTCCACGCTGGTGGATGGATCGGGGCGGGGATGGCCCAGATGGCTTCTGTTGGTCTGGAAGAGGCCAGGTTTCATGGATGGGGAGCCTGCCTTCCCCCTCATCAAGCTTCGCCTgcgtggaggcagggaggggagagaaggtgcTGTCTGGGGGGTGAGGGGTCGAGTCTGCCCTCGGCGGGTTGCACGAGTCCTGGGAAGTCCTTTAGCCTGTCTGGGTGCAGTCCTGTGGTCTCCTGTTACGACTCCTGGCCCTTCTCCGAGCACTGGCCAGTATTCCGGCAGCGGCGGGGTGGCAAGAACCATTTCCCGCAGCAGCTGGAGCACACGCAGGCCGTGGGGGAGCCCAGGGGCACTCAGGGAACTTCAGCGGTAGAGACCCTGGTGTTGTCAGtcctctctctgcttctggtACTGGGTTCCTGACTCCTAACAGCTCTGTGCAGGGATAGCTCGGAACTAGAGCTGCCCTAGCATTTCAGACAGGTGTGTGTCCAGTGGGGGAGGAATCAGGAGTCCCGCTGGGACCTGGTTGGTCTAGGGCGAGGATGGCAAATGTCCACGTCGAACACGAGCCTGTGCACCAAGAATGTCTTTTCAGGGTGTGGGACAGATGAGTTGTGTCCTCGTTTAGGACCCCTCTGTGACCTCTTGCTGCTATAGTGCAGGGAGGTTGCTCCCAGCCCTTGCCATGGCCCTGAGCGGCCCTGCTTCGCTCAGCTGTCTGCGCACCAGCTCTGTCCTCTCCGCCCCTGGACTGCACCGCGTGGGGCCGCGCCCTTCCCTGCGACCTCGGTCCCCCAGCTCTCGGCCTGGTTAGTGAAATCTTGACCACTCCCAGGtcaggtgtctcttcctctgAGAAGCTGTCCCTGATTGCCCCGTGAGACAAGCCCCAATAGCCCGAGCCCGTCCCCTTCTCTGGGGATGAGTGACTGCACTTCTCCTTGTGTGATGGCTTTGGTGGCGTCTGCCGTGTACGCTGCACTGTGAGCTCAACAATGAGGGCAGACCCGTCGTCTCTGCAGCCAGGCCTGCGGCTCGGCATGCCCAGCAGAGTGATGGCCCAGGAAGTATTTGTTAGTGAGTGAGCTAGTGCGGCATAAGCGTACCCGTTAAGTGCACTGTTCCCAGTGGGGAACTAAGTTTCATAACTTCAGAGAATGACTGATTTCATTTTCGTTACAAATCCTGTAATGAATTGATGAACAGAAACATTACCGTCATGGGCTGATAAAGAAACATGACTCACAACCAAATCACTTatccttccttcatttattcaacaagtgtttTTTCAGGGCCCACTAAGTGCCAGACCCTGTTCTAATCAGTTGGAATACATtagtgaataaaagaaaaagcccCTGCCCTGAGGTACTTAATGCTAGTGGGGAGAGCAGACATTAAATGAGATATCTGTGTAAATTACATCATACAGTGAAAGGGGCTGAGTGCTGTGGGGCCAACTAAAGCCAGAGCGGGATGGGGCAGAGACAGTGTCCCTGAGAAGGAGACAtgtggaggtgagggagggagctgTGTTGGGCAGAGTGGTCCAGGCAGGGGAACAGCCACTGCAAAGGCAGAGGTGCTGAGGGTTTCCAGAGCAGCAAGGAGGTGGGCATGGTGGGAGCGGGTTGAGGAGGAGAGTGGAGGAGAGCTGACATCAGAGAGGAAATAGGGCTGGGCGGGAAGGACACTGTGTCCCTGTGAGGTGGGAGCCCTTGTAATTGGGGCAGAGGAGTGGGGGACCCAGCTGGACGGGGAAGGCTTCCAGGCTGCTGTGTTGAGAGGAGGTGGGTGGAGTAGGGTGGGAGGgtcggggagggagagggggtagAAGATGGGATGGAGCTCTTGCAGGCATACAGGTCATCGGTGTGGGAGGTTTGCctcaggctggagaagctggtgagAAGTGATCAAATTCTGGAGGCATCATGAAGAGGGAACCAACACGGTGAGCCGCAGATCCAGTGTcggcaggagaggaagaggagcccAGGGCACCCCAGAGTGTTTGGCTTGAGCTGCTGGAAGTTGGGAGCTGCCGCTGCTGAGCTGGGGAAGCTGCAGGCAGAGCCGCCTGGGGGAAGATGAGGAATTCCACTGGCATGTGAATTCTGAGGCTTGTGGACGTGTCAGGTTGGAGGTGGTGGACTGAGGGAGTCTGGGGCTCAGGAGGGAGGGCGGGCGGGCGCAGGTGGAGTTTTTGGGCATCAGTGCCCAAGTTGAAGTCGAGGAGTGGCTGAGGTCACCTGGGGAGGGAGCGAGATGGGCTCCGGCCTCCAGCAAATGAGGGGCCCCCAGCAGAGAACTCTgagaggaggagctggggagaaggaaagtggggtttgggtgGGGGTTACCCCACGAGCTGAGTGAAGCCAgtgtctgggggagggggtgatcCAGTGGCCCCAAGCTGCTGATGGGCATGGCTAGTCTGTCTTATGCCTTTGAGCTGGTTTCAACGTCTATTTAAAAGCTTTGAAGATGTAATTAGAATGTGATGAGTTCAGTCACTTTGAAACATATAATTGTATGAATAATTTTGAATTTCATTAGGCAGACATGACACATCACTGCTTCTCTTTGTGTATAATATCAAGACCCAGGCTTGTTGCATATTTATGTGTAGTCAGTTAATTTCTTATGATTGAAATAGCGTCTTTCATTTGTAGGTTTATCTTGACTTAGCATATGACAGTCATTAGGAAATAAAagatctgaaaaagagaaaagaatggtaATATGAATAAGTTTACAATTACCCTTCTTATGAGCCAAATTACTGTAAGGAACCTGTGATATTTTGGGAAAACATATACTGTTTCATTCTTCGCTTATTTAATTTTTCCCTCAAGGAGCAAaactttaccttttttaaaaatagtaatcttTTACCAGCTGTTAAAAGAAAGGAATATCccatccttaatggaatttattcttTGTCATCTTGGTATTGATTCTAACGAAGAAGCAGAATTTTGGCTCATTCCAGCCAAAGGTCATGTAGAGGAGTTTTTCTAAACCACTTTTCAAAGATGCAGGTGAGGAGTAAAATCTTCATAAAAGCGCTATTGGTTTGTTCACCTTGATTTAACTGATTACTTTTAAAGGGGGTAGGTTTTGCTCAGATCTTGGCTTCTAAATATCATTTCTCGCTCAGAGGAACCAGGAATGTTTGAGAAATGACTTATCTGGGGCCGAGGAAGGGAAGATTCAAAAGCCTGGAACGACTTGTTGAACCCACATTTAAGGAAGTGCTCAGAATGTTTGATGGGGCACATACACAGGAGAGAGAAGCCAGCCTGTGGAGGCTCCCAGCGGCCAAACCGGGCAATTAGAGTGTGAGAAGAAAGATGGACAATCATGGATTATAATCCATTGAATGAAATAAGTCTCCA
Proteins encoded:
- the ATPSCKMT gene encoding ATP synthase subunit C lysine N-methyltransferase isoform X3 produces the protein MVESTAFFLTAGNLAMEGGRGTPPEALKERQSGYTLPASLEANSLKKSNWGFLLTGIVGGTLVAVYAVATPFITPALRRVCLPFVPATTKQIENVMKALRCRRGSLVDVGSGDGRIVIAAAKEGFTAVGYELNPWLVWYSRYRAWREGVQGSARFYISDLWKVTFSEYSNVVIFGVPQMRNQECLRNDLSGAEEGKIQKPGTTC
- the ATPSCKMT gene encoding ATP synthase subunit C lysine N-methyltransferase isoform X2; amino-acid sequence: MVESTAFFLTAGNLAMEGGRGTPPEALKERQSGYTLPASLEANSLKKSNWGFLLTGIVGGTLVAVYAVATPFITPALRRVCLPFVPATTKQIENVMKALRCRRGSLVDVGSGDGRIVIAAAKEGFTAVGYELNPWLVWYSRYRAWREGVQGSARFYISDLWKVTFSEYSNVVIFGVPQMMPQLERKLELELQDHARVIACRFPFPHWSPAQVTGEGGDTVWAYDASSFRAMERGPEGRCASVGHSRRDFIEEGF
- the ATPSCKMT gene encoding ATP synthase subunit C lysine N-methyltransferase isoform X1; the encoded protein is MVESTAFFLTAGNLAMEGGRGTPPEALKERQSGYTLPASLEANSLKKSNWGFLLTGIVGGTLVAVYAVATPFITPALRRVCLPFVPATTKQIENVMKALRCRRGSLVDVGSGDGRIVIAAAKEGFTAVGYELNPWLVWYSRYRAWREGVQGSARFYISDLWKVTFSEYSNVVIFGVPQMSVALQVFSGPPCLRLPAHRGAAVAPRRCRSWRGSSSWNSRTTLESSPAGSPSRTGARPRSPGRGVTPCGPTMPALSGPWREALRVGVLQSVTHVETLSRRVSEALGSLIL